GTTTTGTTGTCAATTTTACGGCCTTCTGTTTTCTTGAATAATGACTGCCAAATGACTTTGTACATTGTATAATATGACTCTTTTGATAACACAGTAtctaaaaactaaataataaattgttaaatttattaaatttgaataaaaaaatatttacaagccacatttttatttttgatttgcaTCCTTGATCACAttcaaaaaaagaagagaataaaaattctaagtcatttttgtaaaatttttttaatttaaatttaacaaatttaataatttattatttaatttttactatGTCATAAAAAAAGAGCCACATCACATAATACACAAAATCatctaataattattattgtcaaaaaaattattcagacaattaaaaagtaaaaatgataataaaacttaatattaATATACACAGATAAgtcattaaaaaattaaagtgtATATCTATGGGTGTAAAAATTCATATGCAGTTTTTTCCATTATTCTAAAAGGGAAACAAGTAGGAGGCTTAAAGCCCAAAGAAAACCAACCCAGCTGTCAGAGTCACGCAGTAAGCCAGTAATTTGGACGACAGAAGCCGCGGAGGATCGTCCCAGACAGTGTCCCTTTCTCAAGGTATGGCGGAACAGCCCCGCTGCTCATTAATTCGGTTTAGGAGAAAACCATGGCGATAATTCTATGCGGGTGGGGAGGTCTTTTTCGTAATTTTAATCATACACCTCTCTGTTCCTCAGATTCAAAATGCCTCTCCAATCTCTATTCTTTTTCTGTTGTTATTTAATAAACACAGTTTTGGTTGGCTTCCTCGTGAATCATGGCGATTATCGCCGAACTTAACAGGAACACTGAAAACCGTGCTAAGTTAATTGAAGAAATTGTGAAGTTGGAGAGAAAGATCTTTCCCAAACACGAATCATACGCCGCATTCTTTGACAACGAACTCAAACGGAAGAACGCTGGACTTCTCTACCTCCACGCTGATGTCGAACTTGTTGGCTATGTCATGTATTCTTGGCCTTCTTCCCTCTACGCCTCCATCACCAAGCTCGCAGGTTCCAATACCTCCACTTCtctttgtttctttggttgaaaTCCAAGTAGGTGAAATCAATTTGCGTTGTTCTGAAATTGATTATGTTGTGTCCTATAAGGTGCTTGATGAAATTCTCCAATGAAAAATGTGGAAGCTCTTATTTTACGCTTAGGGCAATGAGAATGTAACATGTATTCATGTTAGTTTGGTTATATAGAACGAGAATATTTAACGGGGGATAAATTTGGAATATTAAGAAAAAGAGTGAGAGTAAATTGGAACTACAATTTCTTTTATCATCTCAATCCCTCTATGTCAATGGTCCACTTGTTTTATGGGACTCAATATTGTGTTTGGTGATCAGAAACTCaaactaaaatttcagttttggAACATAAAATTTTAGTCCCTTCAATATTTCTAGACACATGGGACTAAAACTTCtaagtagcgtttgttttgaagtAATGGGATAGAGACTCGGAGGCTGGCACTCAGTATCATATTTGTTGGCCCAAAAACTGATActaaaatttcagtttctgttcctaaatttttagtatttcagtacctccaaaaagtggggacacaggagactgaaatttttcGGAACGAAGACGGAATCTTTAATGACTTTTTATACTTAAAAAactctcattttaattaattaattccaactttactctttatgcaaattaaattagagtttcattcttattgTAGTCTTTGTCTCTCACTTTACATCAAATACAATACTGAGAGACTTATTTCAATCTCTATTTCTCAGcttctgtctcttagtctcagtcCCTATCTCTCTTCCAAACTCTACCTATGACAGAAACTAATACTTtggggcttgtttgggtgagcttttaagaaaagatcttttttcgagttatctttttttaaaagatcttatagagaagtaaaagtaattttatgtttggatatctcatgtaaaaaggtctttttatctatcaattatgtttgggtataacaatatagaagtacttttttgtttatttattacatgaaaaacatcttttttttattttactagtgcttttacttttactactagaaatttgccaaacacgttaaaaaataaaaaaaagatctttttttaacaaaataatggcgcccaaacatgcacttaataatatttctttcaaaaaatatTCTCACTTAACTTTTTACATTTCAAATCTACTTCCCAATCTCCATATTTATCTTAAACCAAACATAATAATGAGACATAACTCAGTCCAATATATTTTACGCCAAATACAATCTAGAgacttaatttagtttctctctctcattttcagtTTCCTTTCTAAATACAGCATTAGTGTCCTGTTATAATAACCAAACAGAGCCTTATTATCAATTTGTTGAAATGATAAAGTTCTCCagagtattaaaattaaactagtTAAATATTGAGTAAATGTGCATTTCAATCCCTAAAATTGGATATCAGGGTCTGTTTAATTTAatctttgaaatttgaaaattaacacTTTAATCCCTGAAATTGCAAAATGTCTCATGTTAGTTGTTATCTTCATATTTATTACTGTGTTGTCGTTCTTTTCTGTTATTTGTTGTATTAAGTAACACGTCGGTATTTCATATGATGTTTGAAATCGTATAGATAATGAGTATGTTCAAATTATTGACTGAAATGGGTTTTGTTATTACTCCACTTGATTCGCATAGCTGGCCTTTTTAGTatatattcaaaaatttcaagaactAATTCAAACTCCTGCTTCATTTATGTCAACTTAAATGTCGCATGTAATGTTAACACATGAGTTAGACATATGAATGAAATAGACAACACAATGAAGAAAACGGAACTAATGTAACTTATGTTGGCAACTTCGgagactatatatataattttagggTGTATATGTACTGAATATTTCATGAACTAAATATAACGTTGTTTTGAATATTGAAGCATGAATATGGTATATCCTTcatgctttcttcctttgtaTTTCTGTTAGAAGAATGGAAGTGAAAAGGATTGTTTTTAAATGGTTTTATAATAGAGTTTTGATAAGTTTTTTAATCAACATTTTGAATTGATAGGTGAAGATATAAATGATTCTTTTTATCAGTAAAAACATAATTACTTTTGGGTTTATTCACCATGTGGAGGGTATGGTTTGGTTTTGTTAGTGAAGGAGCAATGGAGGAAGCAAGGCCATGGCGAGGCACTGCTGAAAGCAGCGATTCAGAAATGCAAGACCAGGAAGGTTTCGCGCATAATGCTTCATGTGGATCCCTCGAGGACACCAGCAGTGAGCCTTTACAAGAAACATGGTTTTCAAGTTGATCGCTTGATTGAAGGTTACTACTCCTTGGAAAGACATGCATATGTAATGTACTTGGAACTTGATTCAAATTGAAGTGGAAATTGATAAAAGGATCTTGTGTTTGTTTTGCCTCAATGTGAAACAAAGATCAATTCTGTAacattgttgattatatatacaGGCTTGAAGGTTATGATAGACAAGCAATTCTAATTTACTTTATTCTTTTTGGGGTAACATACATTCATATTTCATAGACAAGCATTTGTGCCTACTTTTGTATTCCAAAGTAAGAGGGAAATGATTTTTATGTATTATGAGGACCAGCAACCTTCTTTCTACAAGCAGAGAGAGATTGGATCTTAAGGTTTAATTATCtcctcttattttttcttttgattatcaacaaaccAGAATCATATCATGATTACTACAAAACTAGAAAAACTAGACAAATTTCTGTGATATTCAACTAAAGATATGtgt
This region of Arachis hypogaea cultivar Tifrunner chromosome 8, arahy.Tifrunner.gnm2.J5K5, whole genome shotgun sequence genomic DNA includes:
- the LOC112706298 gene encoding uncharacterized protein isoform X2 — encoded protein: MAIILCGNTENRAKLIEEIVKLERKIFPKHESYAAFFDNELKRKNAGLLYLHADVELVGYVMYSWPSSLYASITKLAVKEQWRKQGHGEALLKAAIQKCKTRKVSRIMLHVDPSRTPAVSLYKKHGFQVDRLIEGYYSLERHAYVMYLELDSN
- the LOC112706298 gene encoding uncharacterized protein isoform X1, with the translated sequence MAIIAELNRNTENRAKLIEEIVKLERKIFPKHESYAAFFDNELKRKNAGLLYLHADVELVGYVMYSWPSSLYASITKLAVKEQWRKQGHGEALLKAAIQKCKTRKVSRIMLHVDPSRTPAVSLYKKHGFQVDRLIEGYYSLERHAYVMYLELDSN